From a region of the Cutaneotrichosporon cavernicola HIS019 DNA, chromosome: 7a genome:
- the EFM4 gene encoding uncharacterized protein (Beta-lactamase superfamily domain): MWYSNDTPVAIPQVALSAEVEHLQGAHWKASTPDGFKNPWPSAKAEQSFVEAAKFVWSGVGKKRPELADGCTFVPRAEVDFTPPTVGVKSTWLGHAAVLIQYAPVDGQERGLNILFDPVFSDRCGPSQWFGAPRRFTPVPCGATVTEAVANLPPLDIVAISHNHYDHLDIPTIKAIYAKQAGTPPAMLLPLNTTRIVRGIVPDELVREADWWEEISVTSDRGDAQFTYTPAQHMTARTAFDMAASLWGGWCVKTKREVGAQTVWFAGDTGYSAVDAETYEIDDSRPVCPAFKEIGSRLGPIDLAFLPIGAYSTRSFLSTVHCAPIDAVRVFKDVNARKAVAIHWGTWDLSNEPISEPPRMLAEARDKVGLTKDEFDICALGGSVSV, encoded by the exons ATGTGGTACAGCAACGACACCCCCGTCGCCATCCCCCAGGTTGCCCTCTCCGCTgaggtcgagcacctcCAGGGTGCGCATTGGAAGGCATCGACGCCGGACGGGTTCAAGAATCCGTGGCCGAGCGCAAAGGCAGAGCAGAGCTTTGTTGAGGCCGCAAAG TTTGTGTGGTCGGGGGTTGGCAAGAAGCGCCCAGAGCTCGCAGATGGGTGCACGTTCGTGCCtcgcgccgaggtcgacttTACGCCACCCACTGTTGGTGTAAAGTCGACGTGGCTGGGCCACGCTGCCGTGCTGATCCAGTACGCACCCGTGGACGGACAGGAGCGTGGCTTGAACATCCTCTTCGATCCGGTGTTCAGCGACCGCTGCGGACCGTCGCAGTGGTttggcgcgccgcgccgcttcACTCCTGTACCCTGCGGCGCGACCGTTACTGAGGCGGTTGCCAACCTCCCGCCGCTCGACATTGTGGCGATCAGCCACAACCACTACGACCACCTTGACATTCCCACGATCAAGGCCATCTACGCCAAACAGGCTGGCACCCCTCCCGCTATGCTTCTCCCGCTTAACACTACGCGAATCGTGCGCGGGATTGTACcggacgagctggtgcgcgaggccgactgGTGGGAGGAGATCTCGGTCACGAGCGAccgcggcgacgcgcagTTCACATACACCCCGGCACAGCACATGACGGCGCGTACCGCTTTCGACATGGCCGCGAGCTTGTGGGGCGGTTGGTGTGTCAAGACGAAGCGTGAGGTCGGAGCGCAAACTGTGTGGTTTGCAGGCGACACTG GTTACTCGGCGGTCGACGCGGAGACGTACGAGATCGATGACTCTCGCCCGGTCTGCCCAGCATTCAAGGAGATCGGGAGCCGCCTGGGCCCTATCGACCTCGCATTCCTTCCTATCGGCGCATACTCGACGCGTTCATTCCTCAGCACGGTACACTGTGCGCCCATCGACGCGGTGCGCGTGTTCAAGGATGTG aacGCACGCAAGGCTGTCGCGATCCACTGGGGTACGTGGGACCTGTCCAATGAGCCGATCTCGGAGCCGCCACGCATGCTCGCTGAGGCGCGGGACAAGGTCGGACTCACCAAGGACGAGTTTGACATCTGCGCGCTTGGTGGGAGCGTGAGCGTGTAG
- a CDS encoding uncharacterized protein (ZIP Zinc transporter), which produces MKLTTLLIRTFLPTLSLAAAVPLAGRAPRLEARQAAQDSVAAEFCTWDHGHMDCFDTSEKADAVRLAYATGQCLVHHDGSRHGNCTYMPAATPVCGEVILGKFNMPMHIASVFIVLIISALGVYMPTIAGWFVKNPNGSKSVGHLDAASFGREYGFWGNVFFLARHFGTGVIISTAFVHLLYHGFLMWNDKCHGTLLFAPVAPTIAMVGALITFALDFTASHAAEKRFGAGSGLTSSTPAETPDISHTEKDMVPHNGCCPDAEAAILAWQNKELWRVLLLEAGIIFHSVMIGVTLGADSSPSWTTLFIVIIFHQFFEGAALGARLALLHWLSRWRSFLQASMFMIVTPIGIAIGIGVRQSFSANGRAALISIGILDSTSAGILLYTAFKLLAADFVDGPLKNANKKSLFASLFSLFLGILSMTILGRWV; this is translated from the exons ATGAAGCTCACCACACTCCTTATCCGCACTTTCCTGCCGACACTCTCGCTCGCAGCAGCCGTCCCACTCGCTGGGCGGGCCCCGCGACTGGAGGCCCGCCAAGCTGCGCAGGACTCCGTTGCAGCGGAGTTCTGCACCTGGG ACCATGGACACATGGACTGCTTCGACACGTCTGAGAAGGCAGACGCCGTTCGCCTCGCCTACGCCACCGGCCAATGTCTTGTTCATCACG acggATCACG GCACGGCAACTGCACATACATGCCTGCAGCAACACCAGTCTGCGGTGAGGTCATTCTGGGCAAGTTCAACATGCCCATGCACATTGCCTCCGTCTTCATCGTTCTCATCATCTCGGCTCTGGGCGTCTACATGCCCACCATCGCTGGCTGGTTCGTCAAGAACCCCAACGGCTCCAAGTCGGTTGgccacctcgacgcggcctCCTTTGGCCGTGAATATGGTTTCTGGGGCAACGTCTTCTTTCTCGCCCGTCATTTCGGCACAGGTGTGATCATTTCCACAGCCTTCGTT caCTTGCTTTATCATGGGTTCCTGATGTGGAACGACAAATGTCATGGTACCCTTCTCTTTGCGCCCGTTGCGCCCACCATTGCGATGGTTGGAGCCCTTATCACCTTTGCACTCGACTTTACTGCCTCCCATGCCGCGGAGAAGCGTTTCGGGGCTGGCTCTGGCCTCACCAGCTCGACCCCAGCCGAGACCCCGGACATCAGCCATACCGAGAAAGACATGGTTCCTCACAACGGTTGTTgccccgacgccgaggcagCCATCCTTGCCTGGCAGAACAAGGAACTCTGGCGcgttcttctcctcgaggccggcatCATCTTCCACTC CGTTATGATCGGTGTCACACTTGGCGCCGACTCGTCCCCATCATGGACCACACTCTTTATCGTCATCATCTTCCACCAGTTCTTCGAGGGCGCGGCCCTGGGCGCCCGTCTTGCTCTTCTTCACTGGCTGAGCCGGTGGCGTTCCTTCCTCCAGGCCAGCATGTTCATG ATCGTCACCCCCATCGGTATTGCGATCGGTATCGGCGTCCGCCAGTCGTTCTCGGCGAACGGAAGAGCTGCACTCATCTCTATCGGCATTCTCGATTCCACCTCGGCCGGTATTCTT CTATACACTGCTttcaagctcctcgcggctGACTTTGTCGACGGCCCGCTCAAGAATGCAAACAAGAAGAGCCTATTTGCTTCATTATTCTCACTATTCCTCGGCATCTTGAGCATGACCATCTTAGGCCGATGGGTCTAA
- a CDS encoding uncharacterized protein (carbohydrate-binding module family 13 protein), whose protein sequence is MLKLITLVLVLVLCASAAPSPTIKRQQTRSTIKWAGAPSLFFEFDQIFTTPIYTPTSIQNGIEPYVGQDAPKFFYRNWEISGGQIAVTGDLGERKCLDAGIAPGDGSRVHMWDCYDGLAQQQWDVEGGQIRLRDSDLCLDVPNGQPGSNYVQVWEW, encoded by the exons AtgctcaagctcatcaccctcgtcctcgtcctaGTCCTCTGCGCCTCGGCTGCCCCCTCGCCCACCATCAAGCGCCAGCAGACGCGCTCCACCATCAAGTGGGCTGGTGCGCCTTCTCTCTTCTTCGAGTTCGACCAGATCTTCACGACCCCCATCTACACGCCCACCTCGATCCAGAACGGGATCGAGCCCTACGT CGGCCAGGACGCGCCCAAG TTCTTCTACCGTAACTGGGAGATTAGCGGTGGTCAGATCGCCGTGACGggtgacctcggcgagcgcaagtGCCTGGACGCTGGCATTG CCCCTGGCGACGGCTCGCGTGTCCACATGTGGGACTGCTACGacggcctcgcgcagcagcagtgGGACGTTGAGGGCGGACAGATCCGCCTGCGCGACTCCG ACCTCTGCCTCGATGTCCCCAACGGACAGCCGGGTAGCAACTATGTGCAGGTTTGGGAGTGGTAA
- a CDS encoding uncharacterized protein (Putative cyclase): MPVPCSFDDLQKRDGPPLNTWGLWGKDNELGQLNLIDAAAVKRGRDSVKHGIPVCLNLPMKGRPINPGRGTVEHELLGKGYYFDDKVSFNTQCTTQWDGFAHVPYQNYPEKGKYTYHGGMTADDIWGGCTKYGIHNLAKHPVTSRAHLIDIARWAEKNGVKLDQLSANTPISLDMIQKCADEHGIKFESGDVLIVRTGYTEAVYNMPEDKYKEYNPMMGAIGVDPSPELMRWIWETGIPAVASDAFAFESWPPKSMGPEKPCIHEVFLGGWGLPLGELFDLRELSDKCAELNQYTFFLTTMAFNLEGGIGSPPNAQAIL; encoded by the exons ATGCCGGTCCCATGCTCTTTTGATGATCTCCAGAAACGCGACGGCCCGCCCCTCAACACCTGGGGCCTGTGGGGCAAGGACAACGAGCTGGGCCAGCTCAACCTCATtgacgcggcggccgtCAAGCGCGGCCGCGACAGTGTCAAGCACGGCATCCCCGTTTGTCTCAA TCTGCCGATGAAAGGGCGGCCTATCAACCCAGGACGCGGGACGGTTGAGCATGAACTCCTCGGAAAGGGGTATTACTTTGACGACAAGGTATCGTTCAACACTCAGTGCACAACACAGTGGGACGGGTTTGCCCATGTTCCCTACCAGAACTATCCCGAGAAGGGAAAGTACACGTACCATGGAGGCATGACGGCCGACGACATCTGGGGCGGATGCACCAAGTACGGCATCCACA ACTTGGCCAAGCATCCAGTAACCTCGCGGGCCCACCTGATCGACATTGCGAGGTGGGCTGAGAAGAACGGGGTCAAACTCGACCAACTGAGTGCCAACACGCCCATCTCGCTCGACATGATCCAGAAATGCGCCGATGAGCACGGAATCAAGTTTGAGTCGGGCGACGTCCTGATCGTCCGTACCGGCTACACCGAGGCCGTGTACAACATGCCCGAGGACAAGTACAAAGAGTACAACCCGATGATGGGTGCGATTGGCGTCGACCCCAGTCCAGAGCTCATGCGCTGGATCTGGGAGACTGGAATTCCGGCTGTGGCGTCGGATGC CTTTGCGTTCGAGTCGTGGCCGCCCAAATCGATGGGGCCGGAGAAGCCTTGTATCCACGAGGTTTTCCTCGGCGGGTGGGGGCTgccgctcggcgagctcttcgacctgcgcgagctTAGCGACAAgtgcgccgagctcaaccaGTACACGTTCTTCCTCACTACGATGGCTTTCAACCTTGAGGGCGGTATCGGATCGCCGCCCAACGCCCAGGCGATTCTCTAG
- the AMO1 gene encoding uncharacterized protein (Copper amine oxidase, N3 domain), giving the protein MVSTNNTANGTKPNYAPGAHPFDPLTQDEIRASVAAVHAFIKKGGYVGEPAVPLFNTISLRESPKADVLRWMGLFSDKEISAIAVTKAAPLMRQADLHIICNQSKRGFEAIVDLPSNLPAGDDVAVVPQAVVSSWIMLDVDIQPSLQTEELLWAEEICRKDAKVKAACDAVGIKQEDVYVDGWCIAYDERFPGRRLQQCFCFTRLRPGDNLYAHPCDFIPIIDSNTGEVITIDYPHGNPGPGEPQPPSSAEDHAKVPPRERFAPPALAANYLPEQIVMDEPNFTVRDTLKPLHVIQPEGVSYKLTGRMMEWQNFKFHIGFTYREGLVLSGITYNDGAKGERPLFYRISVAEMVVPYAKTTYPHHRKQAFDTGEYGIGALSNSLALGCDCLGSITYLDADFITRAGGIQHIKSAICIHEEDAGILHKHTDFRDNKAHVARNRKLVVSSICTVANYEYGFYFNFYLDGSIELEVKATGIVNAYPLREGELPDPNHEVEVAPRIAAQHHQHLFSMRVDPMIDGLRNRLVTVDSVPDDAEVGSAQNYYGNGYHSVKTPFTRSDQFSDWDASKARAWVIENPHKQHFATKGNIGYKIICKDMPPMFAKPGSLAWNRAPWARHHTFVTRYQEEEIFPSELHINQHPGHKDFGLQTWVDRADDVSDTDCVVWNMFGNSHICRAEDWPIMPVEILRYHLKPANFFDRNPGLDVPSTADAKSRYATEAFTEGTPAGSNGTATNGVNGNGSCCARA; this is encoded by the exons ATGGTCTCGACTAACAACACTGCCAACGGCACGAAGCCAAATTACGCCCCGGGCGCCCACCCCTTCGACCCCCTCACGCAGGACGAGATCCGCGCGAGTGTCGCGGCGGTCCACGCCTTCATCAAGAAGGGCGGCTATGTCGGCGAGCCGGCTGTGCCCCTCTTCAACACCATCAGCCTCCGCGAGTcgcccaaggccgacgtTCTTCGCTGGATGGGTCTCTTCTCCGACAAGGAGATTTCTGCCATTGCTGTTACCAAGGCCGCGCCCCTCATGCGCCAGGCTGAC CTCCACATTATCTGCAACCAGTCCAAGCGCGGCTTTGAGGCAATTGTCGACCTCCCGTCCAACCTTCCGGCTGGTGACGATGTCGCCGTTGTCCCTCAGGCGGTTGTGTCCTCGTGGATCATGCTCGATGTCGACATTCAGCCCTCGCTCCAGaccgaggagctcctctgggccgaggagatctGCCGCAAGGACGCAAAGGTCAAGGCGGCCTGCGACGCCGTCGGCATCAAGCAGGAGGACGTCTACGTCGACGGCTGGTGCATTGCCTACGACGAGCGTTTCcccggccgccgcctccagcAGTGCTTCTGCTTCACCCGCCTTCGCCCGGGAGACAACCTCTACGCTCACCCGTGCGACTTTATCCCTATCATCGACAGCAACACTGGCGAGGTCATTACCATCGACTACCCCCATGGCAACCCCGGCCCTGGCGAGCCGCAGCCCCCCTCGTCGGCTGAGGACCACGCCAAGGTTCCTCCCCGTGAGCGCTTCGCTCCCCCTGCCTTGGCCGCCAACTACCTCCCCGAGCAGATTGTCATGGACGAGCCCAACTTTACCGTCCGCGACACCCTCAAGCCCCTCCACGTTATCCAGCCCGAGGGCGTGAGCTACAAGCTCACTGGCCGCATGATGGAGTGGCAGAACTTCAAGTTCCACATCGGCTTCACTTACCGTGAGGGTCTTGTGCTCTCTGGCATCACCTACAACGACGGTGCCAAGGGTGAGCGCCCGCTCTTCTACCGTATCTCGGTTGCCGAGATGGTCGTTCCCTACGCCAAGACCACTTacccccaccaccgcaAGCAGGCCTTTGACACTGGAGAGTACGGAATCGGTGCCCTCTCCAACTCGCTTGCCCTCGGCTGCGACTGCCTCGGCTCGATCACctacctcgacgccgacttTATCACTCGCGCAGGTGGTATCCAGCACATTAAGAGCGCCATCTGCATccacgaggaggacgccgGTATCCTGCACAAGCACACCGACTTTCGTGACAACAAGGCCCACGTCGCTCGCAaccgcaagctcgtcgtctcgtCGATCTGCACTGTCGCCAACTACGAGTACGGCTTCTACTTCAACTTCTACCTCGATGGCTcgatcgagctcgaggtcaaggcgaCTGGTATTGTCAATGCCTACCCTCTccgcgagggtgagctcCCGGACCCGAACcacgaggttgaggtcgcTCCCCGCATTGCCGCTCAGCACCACCAGCACCTCTTCTCCATGCGCGTCGACCCCATGATCGACGGTCTCCGCAACCGCCTCGTGACTGTCGACTCGGTGCCtgatgacgccgaggtcggctCGGCCCAGAACTATTACGGCAACGGTTACCACTCGGTCAAGACGCCGTTCACCCGCTCGGACCAGTTCTCGGACTGGGATGCGAGCAAGGCTCGCGCCTGGGTCATTGAGAACCCCCACAAGCAGCACTTTGCCACCAAGGGCAACATTGGCTACAAGATTATCTGCAAGGACATGCCGCCCATGTTCGCCAAGCCTGGCTCGCTCGCCTGGAACCGTGCCCCTTGGGCTCGCCACCACACCTTTGTGACTCGCTaccaggaggaggagatctTCCCCTCTGAGTTGCACATCAACCAGCACCCAGGCCACAAGGACTTTGGTCTCCAGACCTGggtcgaccgcgccgacgacgtcagCGACACTGACTGTGTCGTCTGGAACATGTTTGGCAACTCGCACATCTGCCGCGCAGAGGACTGGCCCATCATGCCCGTTGAGATTCTCCGCTACCACCTCAAGCCGGCCAACTTCTTTGACCGCAACCCGGGCCTCGACGTGCCTTCTaccgccgacgccaagtcGCGCTACGCCACCGAGGCCTTTACCGAGGGCACTCCCGCCGGTTCAAACGGCACCGCCACAAATGGCGTCAACGGCAACGGCTCGtgctgcgctcgcgcatAA
- the TPO5 gene encoding uncharacterized protein (Amino acid permease), whose protein sequence is MGLEDLGYRPELKRNFSKLETFGVAFSIMGVVPSIASTIWYNLLTYWPYGGPVSMVWGWLVAAGLISFIGFAMADLASSMPTSGGLYYWTHRLAPPKYQNFLSWFVGYNSFLGNVAAISSLGWACSGMIFACASIANENFSPSIGAQVGLYIGILVSCGIFCAYGTTLFARLQTPSVVLNVALALVTIIGLPIARRGELNSAKFTFGGWENLTSWPNGFAFLLSFMAPVWTICSFDCAVSISEEASNASIAVPAAIVGAISSAGILGTLILIMIALCMGPSVAAVNDSAIGQPLAYVYLMAFGQKGSLVIWALICVSQVSMTASLILPSSRQAFAFARDGALPFSQYFHHIDSWAGTPVRTVWLVIGAAIPLGFLGFADPENQAAINAIFALAIMGPYVAYGIPIFARIFWKRTFIPGPWYLGRASVPVAWVAVVWMVFAFILFSFPGDKNPSPGEMNYAIVVTAGVWLFATVFWYTSGRHYFTGPRTEDLSDEIAADFATKAGVEHTQDPNKTSATVTVQPVDDDSDDGKGKDVLRDIGEVN, encoded by the exons AtgggcctcgaggacctggGATACCGGCCTGAGCTGAAGCGCAACTTTTCAAAACTAGAGACGTTTGGCGTCGCATTCAGCATCAT GGGCGTCGTGCCGTCTATCGCTTCGACAATTTGGTACAACTTG CTGACGTATTGGCCGTATGGCGGCCCAGTGTCAATGGTGTGGGGCTGGCTGGTCGCAGCAGGCCTGATCAGCTTTATCGGGTTCGCAATGGCCgacttggcgagctcgatgcCGACTTCGGGTGGCTTGTATTACTGGACACATCGCCTCGCACCGCCCAAGTACCAGAACTTTCTGTCGTGGTTTGTCGGATACAACTCGTTCCTCGGTAACGTGGCAGccatctcgtcgctcgGCTGGGCATGCTCGGGCATGATCTTTGCATGTGCCTCCATTGCCAACGAGAACTTTTCACCCTCCATCGGCGCACAGGTCGGCCTTTACATTGGCATTCTGGTGTCGTGCGGCATCTTTTGCGCATACGGCACAACGCTGTTCGCCCGTCTTCAGACGCCGAGCGTCGTCCTCAATGTTGCACTTGCCCTCGTCACCATCATCGGTCTCCCAATTGCCCGGCGTGGTGAACTCAACTCGGCCAAATTTACTTTCGGGGGATGGGAGAACCTCACGAGCTGGCCAAACGGGTTCGcattcctcctctccttcatGGCACCAGTGTGGACAATCTGTTCCTTTGACTGTGCTGTTTCTATTTCCGAGGAGGCGTCCAACGCCTCCATTGCTGTTCCCGCTGCAATTGTCGGCgcaatctcctcggcagGCATTCTCGGCACACTCATCTTAATCATGATCGCACTGTGTATGGGTCCCTCAGTGGCGGCCGTCAACGACAGCGCAATCGGCCAACCCCTCGCCTACGTCTACCTCATGGCATTTGGGCAGAAAGGCTCTCTTGTCATCTGGGCTCTAATCTGCGTATCTCAAGTAAGCATGACGGCGTCTCTTATCCTCCCGTCTTCCCGACAAGCTTTTGCCTTTGCTCGCGACGGTGCACTCCCTTTCAGTCAATACTTCCACCACATCGACTCGTGGGCCGGCACCCCCGTCCGCACCGTCTGGCTAGTGATTGGAGCGGCGATTCCACTAGGTTTCCTAGGCTTTGCCGATCCCGAAAACCAAGCGGCCATCAACGCCATCTTCGCTCTAGCAATCATGGGCCCATACGTCGCCTACGGTATCCCGATCTTTGCACGCATTTTCTGGAAACGCACATTCATCCCTGGTCCTTGGTACCTTGGCCGTGCGTCTGTTCCCGTCGCATGGGTCGCGGTCGTGTGGATGGTTTTTGCAttcatcctcttctcttTCCCCGGTGACAAGAACCCTTCGCCCGGAGAGATGAACTATGCCATCGTCGTGACGGCGGGCGTGTGGCTCTTCGCTACAGTCTTCTGGTACACCAGCGGCAGGCACTACTTTACTGGTCCACGAACCGAGGACTTGTCAGATGAAATCGCCGCAGATTTCGCCACAAAGGCCGGCGTCGAACATACCCAGGACCCCAACAAGACCAGTGCAACCGTTACTGTCCAACCAGTCGACGACGATAGCGATGACGGTAAGGGCAAGGATGTCCTCCGCGACATTGGTGAGGTCAACTAG
- a CDS encoding uncharacterized protein (Fungal specific transcription factor domain), with amino-acid sequence MKCEDIRVNQVSGRSSCKVCRENREDCKFEAPVKKRGPRPGWRQRARSASPNRRPHPTQASSERSPEGKLPILNAQVLPHIAESTAPTRDTSPSPEGTRRHTKGPLMGLSTALVDELLAVYFTHVHNVWPLIYKPLFHIQTTSPPLLLAMLAIASCVAQPDPGHSVDADKLFHMAERQMHHCRMDARIDLIQSLILLSLRQTGCGDKHMAFSYAGRACCMALNLGLNLAPANSESPTECEIRSRVYWNCYVLDKTLAEETGRSFLLPYRRSSTPLPSMNEADEFETWPPLPTSSLPLPKSVRHIVPRRGYVMSCFVWTCQLGMVVEDILDMDRPGLPPGTDPRIIDNNLQDRDDLIRRAETLSNRLDVWRSNIPRSIDVDVMVQNNVSPFPHHVVGVSWYYTAQILLLSRFIQRRSMLPPTEAEAEFSKHAHRTCSGAAEAVVDLLAYLDRHKLLSHTSADIIHILSLATLFEAFDSSDADQALAERAEMNFAQCCIWLRDCSASWPAASAHKLFFEGLIQGGLKLSGDKAISSPEVATSPSLPEGLRAVGRNLSTTERDLPHVSMAPAGMSNLFQLPQFYWNHLTNSGPMPNLGMDLLSPDAPGGVLTEWRTPDSGFNMTSNGRFDGMGFAPSDPPSTGGTGPGNFSWDPPMDQNPQSSADQAAIYSALMSFMVEAAKSH; translated from the exons ATGAAGTGCGAGGACATTCGCGTCAACCAAGTCTCGGGTCGAAGCTCGTGTAAGGTCTGCCGCGAAAACAGGGAAGACTGCAAGTTCGAGGCCCCAGTTAAGAAACG TGGACCACGGCCCGGATGGCGACAgcgtgcgcgctcggcgtcgccgaaTCGTCGCCCACATCCAACCCAGGCGTCCTCAGAACGCAGTCCCGAAGGCAAACTACCCATCCTCAATGCCCAAGTTCTGCCCCACATCGCAGAGAGTACCGCTCCAACACGGGAtacctcaccttcccccgaGGGAACGCGCCGACATACCAAGGGCCCACTCATGGGCCTCTCCACAGCactcgtcgatgagctcCTCGCTGTGTATTTCACGCACGTCCAC aaCGTCTGGCCCCTCATCTACAAGCCACTGTTCCACATCCAGACGACGTcacctcccctcctccttgccatGCTGGCCATTGCGAGCTGTGTCGCCCAGCCGGATCCCGGGCACAGCGTCGACGCTGACAAGCTGTTCCACATGGCCGAGCGTCAGATGCACCACTGCAGAATGGACGCGAGAATCGATCTCATCCAGTCCCTCATTCTCCTTTCGCTACGTCAGACAGGATGCGGTGATAAGCACATGGCATTCTCGTACGCGGGACGAGCTTGCTGCATGGCGTTGAATCTGGGATTGAATCTAGCACCAGCAAACTCGGAGTCTCCC ACTGAGTGTGAGATCCGATCACGCGTGTACTGGAACTGCtacgtcctcgacaagaCGTTGGCAGAGGAGACGGGCCGCTCCTTTCTTCTGCCGTACCGCCGCTCTTCCACACCCCTGCCATCTATGAATGAGGCCGACGAGTTCGAGACCTGGCCACCACTACCCACATCGAGCCTCCCCCTGCCCAAGAGCGTGCGGCATATCGTCCCACGCCGAGGATACGTCATGTCGTGCTTTGTGTGGACATGTCAGCTAGGCatggtcgtcgaggatATCCTGGACATGGATCGCCCTGGCCTCCCGCCCGGCACGGACCCTCGCATCATTGACAACAACTTGCAGGATCGGGACGATCTCATCCggcgcgccgagacgctcTCGAACCGCCTCGACGTGTGGCGCAGTAACATCCCTCGAAgcatcgacgtcgatgtGATGGTGCAGAACAACGTCTCACCGTTTCCGCAccacgtcgtcggtgtCTCCTGGTACTACACCGCCCAGATCTTGCTGCTCTCGCGTTTCATCCAGCGAAGGAGCATGCTACCGCcgaccgaggccgaggcggaatTCAGCAAGCATGCGCATCGGACGTGCTCgggcgccgccgaggctgtCGTTGACCTCTTGGCCTACTTGGATCGACACAAGCTCCTGAGCCACACGAGCGCGGACATTATCCACATCCTCTCTCTCGCGACCCTCTTTGAGGCGTTTGACAGCAGCGACGCGGACCAGGCCCTCGCCGAACGAGCAGAGATGAACTTTGCGCAATGTTGCATCTGGTTGAGGGACTGCAGTGCGAGCTGgccggccgcgagcgcTCACAAGCTATTCTTCGAGGGCCTGATCCAGGGCGGCCTAAAGCTGTCAGGCGACAAGGCGATCAGCAGCCCCGAGGTGGCCACGTCTCCATCTTTGCCAGAAGGCTTAAGGGCAGTTGGCCGGAATCTGAGCACGACCGAGCGTGACCTCCCCCACGTCTCGATGGCACCAGCGGGCATGTCGAACCTGTTCCAGCTCCCCCAATTCTACTGGAACCACCTTACGAACTCGGGACCGATGCCGAATCTCGGTATGGATTTGCTGTCGCCCGACGCGCCTGGTGGCGTCCTCACAGAATGGCGTACACCCGATAGCGGCTTCAATATGACCAGCAACGGGCGGTTTGACGGCATGGGCTTTGCGCCGTCTGACCCTCCAAGCACTGGCGGCACAGGTCCTGGCAACTTCTCATGGGACCCGCCAATGGACCAAAATCCCCAGAGCTCGGCGGACCAGGCGGCCATCTACTCTGCGCTGATGAGCTTTatggtcgaggcggcgaagAGTCATTAG